From Scatophagus argus isolate fScaArg1 chromosome 2, fScaArg1.pri, whole genome shotgun sequence, a single genomic window includes:
- the pane1 gene encoding centromere protein M isoform X2, producing MSLLKPFSKLPGLNTANILLVESEEQFQQSLADTLVEETAFTVNVRLAKSLPLPVENEESRPRIDLVVFIIHLTSELSLQSAETSLKYLDPGYFLGKVCFMVTNACNASVPTERLDAVRKLAASLHCPLLFAEDQKLSCVMFLTSRHQMV from the exons ATGTCGTTGTTGAAGCCATTTAGTAAGCTACCTGGTCTGAACACAGCGAACATCTTG ctggTGGAGAGTGAGGAGCAGTTTCAGCAGAGTTTGGCAGATACTCTGGTGGAGGAGACTGCTTtcactgtgaatgt GAGACTAGCTAAGAGCCTGCCTCTGCCCGTGGAGAACGAGGAGAGTCGTCCGAGGATAGACCTGGTGGTGTTTATCATCCACCTAACCTCAGAGCTCAG CTTGCAGTCAGCAGAAACTTCCTTGAAATATTTGGACCCTGGATATTTCCTGGGCAAAGTCTGCTTCATGGTCACTAATG CTTGTAACGCTTCAGTCCCCACAGAGCGCCTGGATGCTGTCAGAAAGCTGGCTGCATCACTCCACTGCCCCTTGCTGTTTGCAGAAGATCAG